The genome window CCAAACTCAGTGTAAAAttcttggattttttttttgtttatttgttttcggCAATTACATTGAAGTTTTCTTTTAGAACGTAAGACTTCTTAATCAGTTGAGTCTTCTGATTTATTCGgcataaataaaatacactagAAGCAATCTAATAAGACAAATAATCTTCTAAACTTGATCGCGCTGTTCGCTCTCTCATATCACCGACTATCTCAGGATAGTGGAAATAAGTGATGAGCTGGATATAAACAGTTAAAAGCCACTGAAGTTGTGGCTGTTTGAGAGATTATATTGTGCCGAAGTGAAGAGTCACACTTGTTGTTACAGGAAATATCTTCAGTATAATTTTTACGTGACAGGCTCCTCAGCTGGTAAACACGGATACTTTAATTAATAGATTTCGTAATGAAATTTGGCCATTTTTCAAGTAAGAGAATTGTCAGCGACCGTAAGCTTCCGTTCCCTTAGAACAGATATTTCGAcgatttattgtttatttgcatatatatatatatatatatgcaaatatatatatgacaaGAAGTCTCTCTTATTTTCAGAGTGATGTTTGTTCTGCTTTATAACCTGCAGCTGTCAGCTCACAGTAGTGTTCATCAATCACTGATTAATCAATCACTGATTAACTCTGATTCAATCACTGTTGAAATAATCAATTACAGCTTCCAGTTTCTCTGTGTCATAACTTTTAAACTGAGGTGGCCGTTTGTCTTTAGTTCAGTTTATTCAGGAGGAATAGCTTGATAACTACGAGGGTTTCAGCTCTGTGACCTTTTCTCAGCCGCTTTACACAAAGTAACTGGAACGACAACAAAACCTGAACCTAACTTTAAAAAACTATTCAacctaaatgaaaatgtgtttctaatacaCGGCAACCTAAATTATTAGGCTGAAATtgttatgaaaatgaatgaagagCTTATGGCAGTCTTATTGATGCTGTGTGACAGCATTGTTATGAAAAATGACTAAGCTAGGAAAGACATTTGTGGATTTGTACGATACAGTTTACTAATAAACACAATCACTATGACCAGTTTTATATCTGACTTTATTGATTTCTTCTTGCTTGTTTTTAACTGATGAATCAGTGCGTGGATCAGACGGTACGTCTCTGCTCGGTGGGCCTCCCACGTGTGAGCAGCACTCGGCCTTCCAGAGGTAAACGCACCTCAGATCTTCATCATCTGACGTCACCTTTATGTATTTATAATCGATCGCTCTGTaatcagcagacagacaaacagctgtgtttctgtgtttgtgtctcaggGACTCTCGGCCCAGCAGGTGCGTCACCTTCAGCAGAGACGGGACGCTGTTCGGCTGGTGCAACGGACACAAGTAATCATCCAGTTATCTAATAATCAAAGATGATTATAATCACATTATGTGAcgactgcctgtctctctggTGCATCGTTTTATCTGTCACTGCATGCAAAGATCAAGTAGATCCATCACGTAGTTTTTAAGGTCTAACAACTGGGATCCAGTACAGCAGAGAGTTTCTTCTCTGGTGGAATAATCACCCGACCTACGGATCTAACCCTTCCAAACTGGGATCCATTCGACCACAACCATGGTCAAAAGACGTTTTCCAGCGAGTCTCAAAGAAAAGTGTAAAAGTGGGGAAAGAGGGGTGGAGCTCGGGAAGGCGTGAAACGTCAATCCTTGTCTTGTCCCTGCGGAGAGGGACTGAGGGAGAAAAGCTGCGTTtcaccgcaggaactttccccaggaaccaggaacctttggaggaactgtTTCCACCACAGTTCTGACAGCACTGCTCCAGGAGGTCCAGGTGCTGCTGTAGTCCTGGTTGTGAGGGCGACAGCAGCACCAGGTCATCAGCATAGAGCAGGAATTTAACTTCCTCATCGTTAAGGGTTAGGCCAGGGGCTCCAGAGCGCTCCAACTGCTCCATCTCCTTTCTCATCTGACATAGTTCATGTCGAGTTAATTTGTTCTCTGAAGCTCATTCATAGTTTCTCTCGACTGTCCAACAGCAGTACTGGTTTCGTCTTTTAGCTGCTTTGTGTCCGTCAGCTTGTTCTCTGTGAATTCTGTTATCTCCACTCCTGAATGCGCTGCACTGACACTGGTGTCCTGGCTGTTTGAGGGCTGTTGAAGCAGGCGGGTGGAGGAGGCTGTGTGGACATGGGAGGGTGGAGCAGTGGTGCTGGGCGGTTGAATGTGATGgagctgtagctgctgttgcTAAAGGCACAGAGGCCTTTTTCCCTTTCACTGTGCCTGTGTTGCATAAAGTGATGTTGGGTTTCGCTGCAGTATCTGCATCTAGCTGTCGGACGGATTTGTTGCCAGTCGTTTTAAGGTCGTTGTATCGCTCCCGGAGAGTTGAATGCTAAGCTTCACTTTGCCTTTTAAAGTCTGCTGAGTGTCTCTGAGCCGCTTGCTTCTGTAGTTCTTCCTCCCCGGCTTCACTGGTCATGTCCTCTGGGTGGTGGATCGCCAGACTATCTAGACTCCATCCATCTGGGTGTAGTTGTTTTGGGTCCGTTTCTCCAACTGAAAATACTGCTTCTCTTAACTTTCTTTATATACAGAGCTAAGCtgctcagctgtgtttttaCATGGATGATCTCGAAGTCcggtttttaaaaatgtccgTACCCCTCAGGAGTGCTCTGTAGGTaatcctctgtctctctcttcctgcctgtctctcagtgtctctgtggtgAAGTCTTCAGACGGCGCCGTCGTGTCGACCTTTGACCTCCCAAAGACGTCTCTGCTGGACTTTTCTCCTCTCAACAGCGTCCTGGTCACCTGGCAGCCGTACAGCAGTAAGAGGCAGACGAGACAGGATACAGCAGTAGGACATTAGATGAGATTAGACAGACGAACTCTTTCTTACGTAGAGATTCGTTGTTACCATGCTATACTGGCAAGAGATCTACACCTTCCAGTCATTTCGACTACTGTGACGAGTCACCAGGACTTGAGGCCTGTGTGTCAAAGCTAGATCACGTTGTTAGCCAGTTATCTTGGCGGctttgtttacacacacatttttacacacaacactGCTACCCAGAGGGTTCGTTAGTTAGCGTCATCCCTTGATAGTTAGCTAACCGAACAGCGAGGCGGCTGTCAGAGCAGAGAAGGCTAAAAGCAACAGGCGAACAAAATACGGACATTTAGTTAAATGCCAAGCTTTCCCCTCATATAATAGCTGCGACGCCCCTTAATCAGATATTTCCTCTCATTAGAAACTGTACGAAGGCTACTCACTTCTCCgtgtctgcagacagaaataaaacacacacctacatttacaaagatTTATCTTTTAGCCTCTGAAACTGGAATGTGTGGAAGTTCTGCtagcttgtgatgctacagtgacttcctgtttacatattgattgctcctgattggacagcggtacagatgtttcctagcaactgATTTACACATGACTAAAGTCTGTACTAGCTGAGACAGTTCTCAAGTTTTAATGGAGCAACCTGATTTAGTGAGTTAGTCGTTACCGAGAACTCAGGAAGGACTTTCTGTTCAGACTTAGTGAaaggtttctgaagagctgctgcagctcagtccTGGTTACTGTCAGGACATGTTGGAGCTACAGTTagtttttaaattagattaattggtgtgtgtgtgtgtgtgtgtgtgttgcagagacTCAGGACAGTCCTCAGGGCGAAGCTAACCTCCAGCTGTGGGACTTACAGAGCGGTCAGCTGATCAAAGCTCTGTATCAGAAGAAGGTCGACTCCTGGTGAGTCGCAGCAGCTTCACTGTATTAACTCATAACATGTCTCAGTTCAGCTCTGTGCTGCCGTACTGTGTGTGTTCGGCTGCagatgtctctctgtctgtctggctcttTGTGATTGGCTGCGGGTTTTAAAGTGTCTTTTGATTGGCTGCAGGTGTCCCAGCTGGTCTGAAGACGAGAAGATCTCTGTAAGGAGCGTCAACAATGAGCTGCACTTCTATGAGAACAACGACTTCAGTAAGAGACCCGATGTGACTGTCTCTGTAACTCAACACACAGTCAGTTAACCAGCAGCAGTTAGTCCGAAGGTTTCATCAGACCTGAACCTGAAGGGAAGTGAAGACCTGAATGCAGCAGTGCAGTACATGTTTTAGTTTcatgcagaaacagaaataactaGTCTTTAAATCAGCGGCATTAGCAGGAAGCTCTGTGATGAGCAGACGAGTGAAGTGGaggtgaaacaggaagttgagtCTGAACCTGTTTGTGAAGAAGAAGATCTGTAGTTCAGAGTCCAGAACAAACCTTTATAACGGACTGTTTTAACATCATAACATTTACACAATGTGGGAGATCAACAACATGTTTGGATTCGCTTTTTAAACTGTGCGAAACAGAAGATATTGATCTGGGAAGGCACTGAGTGACGCACTGAGCATGTCTGAATCTCAGGACGGAAACACACATAGAGATACAGGAAACAACTACACAAACCCTCAAAACGTTTCCCAGCTGTGAGACTGAGCTCATCTCCTCTGACTGTGAAACAGGCAGAGTTATAACGGACCAGTCTGGACCCTGTTCTTCAAACGTGGTTTAACTAATCCAGGCTAACATGCTGCTCTCAGGCTCACATGGCCCTTTAAAGCAGTATGAGGATTTGTTAATCCTGGATTAATTTATCTTGAATAACACTGCGCTCttatttagaaataaaggccTTTGGATCTCCACCTGTTTTCAATTTCAAGCTCAGGAAAAGTGTCTCTGTGGTTTTAGACGGACACAGTATGAAAGCAGGAGCTGATGGTGTAAATTAGGAGGTTCAGAATGAAAAGTTGACTTCCATCCCAAGGAGGGATCAGGTGAACTTAATCAGGTAAATGAGGTGACAACGGGTGAAAACAAGAGCCAGTTAGTGATGAGGAGAGGAAGTGAGGTAAAGGaagtgagggaggagaggaaaggaagtggaaaaaagaaagaaaacagggaTCTTTACTACAGAtgctgtgtttctcttttcagACACAATCGCCAACAAGCTTCACATGCAGAAAGTGTCAGACTTCGTGTTGTCACCTGGAGGTCAGCCCAGCAAGGTGAGGAACCACAACCCTCAAAcagcacagagaggaggaggtttaGATCTGATCCCGGTCCCATCCGTCCTGTCTGTCCCCTCCAGGTAGTCGTCTACGTCCCGGGCAGTAAAGGAGCCCCTTCGTTTGTCCGTCTGTACCAGTACCCGGTGCTGGGAGGTCCCACTGCTGCGCTCGCCAACAAGAGCTTCTTCAAGGCCGACAGAGTCACCATGCAGTGGAACAAGAAAGGTGGGAGGATAATAATGTATCCCAGTTTGACTTAATTCACCTAAGTGTAAAATCCTTTAAACACCACCACTCTCGCTCTGTCAGCCTCTGCGGTCCTGGTGACGGCGAGCACTGAGGTCGATAAAACCGGAGCTTCATATTATGGAGAGCAGACGCTGCATTACCTCGCTGTTAACGGAGAGACGGCTCTGGTTCAACTGCGTGAGTACTCTGTGTTATAATCCAGTGTGCTTTCTGGGTATTTCATGATATGTTGGCTGTGCTGGCAGAGTCAGACTGAATATATTTACACTGACAGTGAAAGTTCAGACTGTCTGACCGCTGATGGATGTGAAAGTGCTCTAAAGTTGGTTATATTATAATTACAAGTCAGTGAACATGCTCTCCGTGATATTCTCCGAAGTGGGAGTTTCTCGTTGGAGCAGCTGCAGGTGGTTTTGATAAACTGGAGATGAAAAGTTTAAGTTTCTAATTAAAATGGGCTAAATGTAGTTGAAAAGTTAAATAATCTAGATTACATTCTGTATTATGCTGTTTGGTTTGAACATGTAGAAGGTTTTACAGGATCTCCTGCATGTATTTCTTAGATGTTGGTGTAATttagaggtctggaaccagagTATACCTGTTGGTCTCACGGAGAATAATGGGAAACAACCACAACACCTTTACCAACCGTAACACTGTAGCAGCCATCCTGCACAGCCTAGCAGCATTCGAGCTACTACATAGTAATCACCTAGCAAAGCTTTAGCGCTGACGAACAAATGCAATCACTCGCGCACATCAACACCTCAGAAGAAACCTGTTCCAGGTGAGTTTTTCAggcagaaaacactgaaatcttTTTAATAATGATTAGATCTGTTATTATTGGTTGTACTAGTAGGCAGAGTAATGGAAATACTCTCCACACTTTAGGTGACTAGTTattgaatgctaacaaaataacTGAATCTTTGTTGTGAAGGAACCAAAATATCCTGAACCCTGGCGATGCGGTGCAGTTCTTTGTTTACTTCACAGTCAAGAGTTTTCTGTCCTTCGCACCTGAAGAACTGTTACCTGTTTATCTTTGGTGAAAAAACTAGGAGCTGAAACTATCAGTCGATTATTTATTAGTAGAAAAAATGTATGTGCAACGATGTTGATAatcaaagtcatttttcaggGAATTTTGCCGAAGATTTTCTGAGGACGTcacttatttttacattttaaagagcaAACAATCAGTTAGGCAACAAAGTACTTGGCAGATGAATAATACTTTGATAATGAAATGAGTTCTTACTGTAGTTACAGGCCTAGCTCAAATGTTACTGTCCAGTTCAGCAGTAGTTACTCATTTATCATTttgaatatggacagaaaagcTCAGGAACATATTCCAGCAAGAAAATACACCGAGGAACACGAATCCAAGCAGGACTTAATGTTTGTATGAGCGCAGCAGGAAACGTctcacagcttcacagagctccTTCTTTCCGTGTTTGAAACAGCGAAGAACGGACCGATCTACGACGTGGTGTGGAGTCCGAACTCTGCAGAGTTCTGCGTGGTGTACGGCTTCATGCCGGCCAAAGCCACCGTCTTCAATCTCAAATGTGACCCGGTGTTCGACTTTGGAACTGGACCACGAAACGGCGCCTACTACAGGTGAGAACACACCTGTCCTGTGTTCAATTGTCACATCTCTACAAGTTTCTGGTAGGTTACTACATCAGTCACATTACCTGTTGAAGTCATTTTGACGAAACCAATCAGCAGCCTCGTAGCTACAGTTCACTAGATGTATTAGAGGTCAAACTCTGACTGTATTGAAGTGAATGTGAAAACTTTTTtctacaaacacaaagacagaacagTT of Siniperca chuatsi isolate FFG_IHB_CAS linkage group LG7, ASM2008510v1, whole genome shotgun sequence contains these proteins:
- the eif2a gene encoding eukaryotic translation initiation factor 2A isoform X1, which codes for MAPPIPLLAVRGSDGTSLLGGPPTCEQHSAFQRDSRPSRCVTFSRDGTLFGWCNGHNVSVVKSSDGAVVSTFDLPKTSLLDFSPLNSVLVTWQPYSKTQDSPQGEANLQLWDLQSGQLIKALYQKKVDSWCPSWSEDEKISVRSVNNELHFYENNDFNTIANKLHMQKVSDFVLSPGGQPSKVVVYVPGSKGAPSFVRLYQYPVLGGPTAALANKSFFKADRVTMQWNKKASAVLVTASTEVDKTGASYYGEQTLHYLAVNGETALVQLPKNGPIYDVVWSPNSAEFCVVYGFMPAKATVFNLKCDPVFDFGTGPRNGAYYSPQGHILVLAGFGNLRGQMEVWDVKKYKQVSKPQAPDATHFSWCPDGEHVVTATCSPRLRVSNGYKIWHYTGSVLHKWDVAAGSELWEVRWQSFPDGSFPERAIKYQAAPSELGTTQAPPAQAYRPPALRHLPATPSSKLHEEEPPQNLRPAASGDKSLSKSALKNQRKREAKKAAKQDAKPEPQPPSDPTPVSNSQSEPTSGDPETDKKIKNLKKKLKAIEELKDQQASGRVLQKNQLEKMQKEDQLLKELQELQIGQ